One genomic region from Flagellimonas oceani encodes:
- a CDS encoding cryptochrome/photolyase family protein has translation MKDKINIFWYRRDLRLDDNVGLYQALQNEFPVLPIFIFDTEILENLPKDDARVTFINQQLQKINTQLTTNHDGGIAQFHDTPKKVFKQLLEDHNIQAVYTNHDYEPYAKKRDEEIKSLLKENGVQFNTFKDQVIFEKEEVVKDDGDPYVVYTPFMKKWKENFNPSIHLVEYDTLSDLGKNLYQSKKLPQFSLEDMGFKESSIKVPDFTVTSNLIQDYEDTRDYPAKEKGTSRLGPHLRFGTVSIRKMIKKAIDEKNETFWNELIWREFFMQILWHFPHTVNEAFRAKYDRIEWRNNEEEFEKWKNGKTGYPLVDAGMRELNETGYMHNRVRMLVASFLCKHLLIDWRWGEAYFAEKLLDYEMASNVGNWQWAAGSGVDAAPYFRIFNPTTQIKKFDKDRKYINKWVPDLQELSYPDPIVDHKMARERCLKTYKEAVS, from the coding sequence ATGAAGGATAAAATCAATATTTTTTGGTATAGACGTGACTTGCGGCTGGATGATAATGTTGGACTCTATCAAGCGCTCCAAAATGAGTTTCCAGTGTTGCCAATTTTCATTTTTGATACCGAAATACTGGAAAACCTGCCCAAAGATGATGCTAGGGTAACCTTTATTAATCAACAGTTGCAAAAAATAAACACCCAGCTCACGACCAACCATGATGGTGGAATTGCACAGTTTCATGATACTCCCAAAAAAGTATTCAAACAATTATTGGAAGACCATAACATTCAAGCTGTTTATACCAATCACGACTACGAGCCTTATGCCAAAAAGCGGGATGAAGAAATAAAATCCCTGCTGAAAGAAAACGGCGTCCAGTTCAATACGTTTAAAGATCAGGTGATTTTTGAAAAGGAAGAAGTGGTGAAAGACGATGGTGATCCCTACGTGGTGTACACTCCTTTTATGAAAAAGTGGAAGGAAAATTTTAATCCCTCCATCCATTTGGTGGAATACGATACCTTGAGCGACCTTGGTAAAAATTTATACCAATCCAAAAAACTACCGCAATTTTCACTGGAGGATATGGGGTTTAAGGAATCTTCCATAAAAGTCCCCGATTTTACAGTGACTTCAAATTTGATTCAGGACTACGAGGATACTCGGGACTACCCCGCCAAGGAGAAGGGAACTTCCCGATTGGGTCCACACTTACGATTTGGCACCGTTTCAATCCGAAAAATGATTAAGAAGGCCATTGACGAGAAGAACGAGACCTTTTGGAACGAACTGATTTGGAGGGAGTTCTTTATGCAGATTCTCTGGCATTTTCCGCATACCGTAAATGAGGCATTTAGAGCCAAATACGACAGGATCGAATGGCGGAACAATGAAGAAGAGTTCGAAAAATGGAAAAATGGTAAAACAGGCTATCCTTTGGTAGACGCAGGGATGCGCGAGCTGAATGAAACCGGTTACATGCACAACCGTGTGCGTATGCTCGTGGCCAGTTTTCTCTGCAAACACTTATTGATCGACTGGCGGTGGGGCGAAGCCTATTTTGCCGAAAAACTCCTTGATTATGAAATGGCCAGCAACGTCGGTAATTGGCAGTGGGCAGCGGGCAGCGGTGTGGATGCCGCGCCCTATTTCCGGATATTCAACCCGACCACACAGATCAAGAAATTCGACAAGGACAGGAAATACATCAATAAATGGGTTCCTGACCTTCAGGAATTGAGTTATCCAGACCCTATTGTTGACCATAAAATGGCCCGCGAACGATGTTTAAAAACATATAAAGAAGCGGTAAGTTGA
- a CDS encoding septum formation inhibitor Maf codes for MKSLHKIRAVIVILVLSIFASCKDKGKTTENAETATPPKQEASKPKRPLSDEFKEYWYAGEAEITSYKLEQARYGEPRDGNAVLIYVTEPFLPEAQVKANNSDPENVSVLKLNATKKFLTGIYPYSIMHSTFYPVHDNQHAIKTSLSVQEWCGHVYSQLNNREQFEFTSHSYFEGEADEVFSMEKNILENEIWNKIRIDPDNLPQGEVAMIPSLEFLRLKHQEVKAYKAMAQLSSKEGITTYTISYPELERNLMINFTTNFPYSIESWEEEFKSGFGSNAKTLTTSATKIKTLKTAYWKQNENKNLVLRDSLGL; via the coding sequence ATGAAATCGTTACATAAAATCAGGGCGGTCATCGTTATATTGGTTCTCTCCATATTCGCATCCTGCAAGGATAAGGGTAAAACAACCGAAAACGCAGAAACTGCAACTCCACCAAAACAAGAGGCTTCTAAACCAAAGCGACCCCTTTCGGATGAGTTCAAGGAGTATTGGTATGCCGGTGAGGCTGAAATCACTTCCTATAAATTGGAACAAGCCAGATATGGTGAACCCAGGGATGGAAATGCCGTTTTAATCTATGTCACCGAGCCCTTTTTGCCCGAGGCACAGGTTAAAGCCAACAATAGCGATCCAGAAAATGTTTCGGTATTAAAATTGAATGCCACTAAAAAGTTTTTGACGGGTATCTATCCCTATTCCATAATGCACAGTACGTTCTATCCCGTTCATGATAATCAACATGCCATAAAAACAAGTTTGTCCGTTCAAGAATGGTGCGGGCACGTGTACTCGCAGCTCAACAATCGGGAACAATTTGAATTTACCTCCCATTCCTATTTTGAAGGAGAGGCCGACGAGGTGTTCTCGATGGAGAAAAATATTCTGGAAAATGAAATCTGGAACAAAATCCGAATCGATCCCGACAACCTTCCACAAGGTGAAGTTGCTATGATACCATCTTTGGAGTTTCTTCGTTTGAAGCATCAAGAAGTGAAAGCGTACAAGGCCATGGCCCAACTTTCATCAAAAGAGGGCATTACAACTTATACCATTTCCTATCCGGAATTGGAACGAAATTTGATGATAAATTTCACGACAAACTTCCCATATTCCATAGAAAGTTGGGAGGAAGAATTTAAAAGTGGATTTGGTTCCAATGCCAAAACATTGACCACGTCCGCAACCAAAATCAAAACATTGAAAACGGCCTATTGGAAACAAAATGAAAACAAAAATCTAGTTTTAAGGGATAGTTTGGGGCTATGA
- a CDS encoding SDR family NAD(P)-dependent oxidoreductase has translation MEKNILLIGGSYGIGLEMAKKLSKENRVFVASRSNEELSNIDVTHIPFDVLSEDISEKSIPEKLDGFVYCPGSINLKPFKTMGVDTIQNDMEINFIALAKTVKSIINRMNEGSSMVFFSTVAVGTGMPFHTSVSAAKGAIEGFARALAAEYAPKIRVNVIAPSLVDTPLSERLLNNDKKKEMMSERHPMKRVGNTADIANMATFLLNPDNSWITGQVIGVDGGMSSLNISS, from the coding sequence ATGGAAAAGAATATTTTATTGATCGGTGGTTCTTATGGAATAGGCTTGGAGATGGCAAAGAAGTTATCCAAAGAAAATCGTGTGTTTGTGGCCAGTAGAAGTAACGAGGAGCTTTCAAATATAGACGTCACCCACATTCCCTTCGATGTATTGAGCGAGGACATTTCCGAAAAATCTATCCCGGAAAAGCTGGACGGTTTTGTTTACTGTCCGGGCAGCATCAATCTAAAACCCTTTAAAACCATGGGGGTCGATACCATTCAAAACGATATGGAAATCAATTTTATCGCTTTGGCCAAAACGGTCAAATCCATCATCAATAGAATGAACGAAGGTTCCAGCATGGTGTTTTTCAGTACTGTTGCGGTCGGAACAGGGATGCCTTTCCATACCAGCGTTTCTGCGGCAAAAGGAGCCATTGAAGGGTTTGCAAGAGCCTTGGCCGCAGAATATGCACCAAAGATCAGAGTGAACGTAATTGCACCCTCATTGGTGGACACTCCCCTATCCGAACGACTGTTGAACAACGATAAGAAAAAAGAAATGATGTCCGAAAGACACCCCATGAAAAGAGTCGGCAACACAGCCGATATTGCGAACATGGCCACGTTTTTGTTGAATCCCGATAACTCATGGATTACAGGACAGGTTATCGGGGTCGATGGCGGAATGTCCAGCTTAAATATAAGCTCATGA
- a CDS encoding DUF2911 domain-containing protein, with product MKKFTLLLFAISMCCSLQAQIQTPAPSPASTLEQKVGLTDVTVKYSRPAMKGRKIFGDLVPFDAIWRTGANENTTISFSDDVTVEGKELKAGTYAIYTRPGEAVWEVFFYTDTKNWGTPQEWDASKVAATVKVETFDIPMPIETFTITIDDLHNNGGTLGIMWENTYVGVDFIVPTAKKAIKSIEETMANKEDLTANDYFAAGSYYFAEGMNMQQAREWVDKAVEMGDGSTYWMMRTQSLIYAKMGDKEAAIEAAKKSLAAAQAAGNQDYVKMNKESLQEWAKM from the coding sequence ATGAAAAAATTTACACTCTTATTATTCGCAATTTCGATGTGTTGTTCTTTACAGGCACAGATCCAAACTCCAGCGCCCAGCCCTGCTTCCACATTGGAACAAAAAGTGGGATTGACCGATGTTACCGTTAAGTATTCCCGCCCAGCAATGAAGGGAAGAAAAATATTTGGAGACCTAGTTCCTTTTGATGCCATTTGGAGAACTGGTGCCAATGAGAACACCACTATTTCATTTAGCGATGATGTAACTGTTGAAGGAAAAGAACTCAAGGCAGGTACTTATGCCATTTATACCAGACCTGGCGAGGCAGTTTGGGAAGTTTTCTTCTACACCGATACCAAGAACTGGGGTACCCCTCAAGAATGGGACGCCTCTAAAGTGGCCGCTACGGTAAAGGTCGAAACATTTGATATTCCAATGCCCATCGAAACTTTCACGATTACCATAGATGATCTCCACAACAATGGTGGAACCTTGGGGATTATGTGGGAGAACACATATGTAGGTGTTGATTTTATTGTTCCTACCGCAAAAAAGGCCATTAAGAGTATTGAAGAAACCATGGCAAACAAAGAAGACCTAACTGCAAATGACTATTTTGCTGCTGGTTCTTACTACTTTGCAGAAGGCATGAATATGCAACAAGCAAGGGAATGGGTGGACAAAGCTGTTGAAATGGGCGATGGCAGTACGTATTGGATGATGCGTACACAATCGTTGATCTATGCTAAAATGGGGGATAAAGAAGCTGCCATTGAAGCTGCCAAGAAATCTTTGGCCGCAGCACAGGCTGCAGGTAATCAGGATTATGTGAAAATGAACAAGGAATCCTTGCAAGAATGGGCGAAAATGTAG
- a CDS encoding KdsC family phosphatase — translation MKKNYKELLSNITTFVFDVDGVFTDGTVLITTDGELLRKMSVKDGYALKTAIQKGYNVCIITGGTNQGVKDRLKGLGVTDFYMGAHHKQEPLEEYLEIHGIDPQTVVYMGDDVPDIPPMKMVALATSPQNAVPEVKAISDYVSHKNGGDGCVRDIIEQVLKVRGDWNDNFSAKND, via the coding sequence ATGAAAAAGAATTATAAAGAGCTATTGAGCAACATTACCACCTTTGTATTTGACGTTGACGGTGTTTTTACCGATGGAACGGTTTTAATCACCACCGATGGGGAACTGCTTCGTAAAATGAGCGTTAAAGACGGGTATGCCCTCAAAACCGCCATTCAGAAAGGATATAACGTTTGTATTATTACCGGCGGGACCAATCAAGGTGTAAAAGATCGCTTAAAAGGACTTGGGGTGACGGATTTTTATATGGGTGCCCATCACAAACAAGAACCTTTGGAAGAGTATTTGGAAATTCATGGTATAGACCCACAAACCGTGGTATATATGGGAGATGATGTCCCGGACATCCCCCCGATGAAAATGGTGGCCCTGGCCACTTCCCCGCAAAATGCCGTGCCGGAGGTAAAGGCGATTTCTGATTATGTTTCCCATAAAAATGGCGGCGATGGCTGTGTTCGCGATATTATTGAGCAGGTATTAAAGGTTCGCGGGGACTGGAACGATAATTTTAGCGCCAAGAATGACTAA
- a CDS encoding sodium:solute symporter family transporter, translating into MAILDWIILGSTLLFIVAYGVWKTRGNNNVDDYVRGGDDVKWWTIGLSVMATQASAITFLSTPGQAFHDGLGFVQFYFGLPLAMIVICLVFIPIYKKLKVFTAYEMLEGRFDLKTRTLTALLFLVQRGLAAGITIFAPSIILSAVLGWDLRTLNVIIGILVIIYTVSGGTKAVSVTQKQQMFIIMLGMFFAFFFIMGALPTDISFDKALKIAGANNKLNILDFSLDTDNRYTFWSGITGGFFLALAYFGTDQSQVQRYLSGRSVKESQWALIFNGIFKIPMQFFILLVGAMVFVFYQYNSSPLNFNPAATEAIMQSEYANDYQALENDHKELEKEKRMAQHSFSAALELKEYNAIEQAKQDIIKINEKETANRETAKNLISKADATVETNDKDYVFIHFILNNLPMGLIGLLLAVILSAAMSSTASELNALGTITALDLYKRNVQTERDPAHYLKATKAFTLLWGIIAIIIANVASLFDNLIQLVNIIGSIFYGNVLGIFLLAFFFKFVKGNAVFVAAIVTQIIVIIGWYLDWMSYLWLNAFGCLLVIVLAIITQLFDNFLGSSSFEE; encoded by the coding sequence ATGGCAATACTCGATTGGATTATCCTTGGTAGCACCCTGCTCTTTATTGTGGCATATGGCGTTTGGAAAACGCGAGGCAACAATAATGTGGACGATTATGTGCGCGGAGGGGACGATGTAAAATGGTGGACCATAGGTCTCTCCGTTATGGCCACCCAAGCGAGTGCCATTACTTTTTTATCCACTCCCGGCCAAGCCTTCCACGATGGTCTGGGCTTTGTGCAGTTTTATTTTGGACTGCCACTGGCCATGATCGTCATCTGTTTGGTGTTTATTCCCATTTACAAAAAACTCAAGGTTTTTACCGCCTACGAAATGCTCGAAGGCCGTTTCGACCTAAAAACCAGGACCCTCACGGCATTGCTCTTCTTGGTACAACGTGGATTGGCAGCCGGAATCACCATTTTTGCACCGTCCATCATACTCTCGGCCGTTTTGGGATGGGATTTGCGCACTTTGAACGTTATTATTGGTATTCTGGTAATTATCTATACAGTTTCCGGAGGTACCAAAGCGGTAAGTGTGACACAAAAGCAACAGATGTTCATCATTATGTTGGGAATGTTCTTTGCATTTTTCTTTATCATGGGAGCGCTACCTACCGATATTTCTTTTGATAAGGCATTAAAAATAGCCGGGGCGAACAACAAGCTCAACATTCTTGATTTTTCTCTTGACACCGATAACCGTTATACATTTTGGAGCGGTATCACCGGTGGATTTTTCTTGGCCTTGGCCTATTTCGGAACAGACCAAAGCCAAGTTCAACGTTATTTATCAGGACGGTCCGTTAAAGAAAGTCAATGGGCATTGATATTCAATGGGATTTTCAAGATTCCCATGCAGTTCTTCATCCTGCTGGTGGGCGCCATGGTCTTTGTTTTTTATCAATATAACTCATCTCCCCTAAATTTTAATCCCGCCGCCACCGAAGCGATAATGCAATCGGAATATGCCAACGACTATCAAGCCCTGGAGAATGATCATAAGGAACTGGAAAAGGAAAAGCGCATGGCGCAACATTCATTCTCTGCGGCACTGGAGCTAAAAGAGTACAACGCTATCGAGCAGGCGAAGCAGGACATTATAAAAATAAACGAAAAGGAAACGGCAAATAGGGAAACCGCTAAAAATTTGATTTCCAAAGCGGATGCTACCGTGGAGACCAACGATAAGGATTACGTGTTCATCCATTTTATACTCAACAATTTGCCCATGGGGCTCATTGGGTTGCTTCTGGCCGTGATTTTATCCGCCGCCATGTCGTCCACCGCTTCCGAGCTAAATGCACTTGGTACCATTACTGCGTTGGATCTGTACAAAAGGAATGTTCAAACGGAACGGGACCCGGCGCATTATCTAAAAGCAACCAAGGCCTTTACCCTACTTTGGGGAATAATTGCCATTATAATCGCTAACGTAGCGAGTCTTTTTGATAATTTGATTCAATTGGTCAATATTATAGGGTCCATTTTTTACGGTAATGTACTGGGAATCTTTTTACTGGCCTTCTTCTTTAAGTTTGTAAAAGGAAATGCAGTTTTTGTTGCTGCAATCGTTACCCAGATTATTGTGATCATCGGCTGGTATTTGGATTGGATGTCCTATTTATGGCTGAATGCTTTTGGGTGCTTACTGGTAATCGTATTGGCAATAATCACACAACTATTCGATAACTTTTTGGGCAGCTCCTCTTTCGAGGAATAA
- a CDS encoding PIG-L family deacetylase, giving the protein MKHFWVLLSVTILIFTNSFAQKPDKLTSAELFHEIQKLNFLGTALYVAAHPDDENTSLISYLANHEKARTVYISLTRGDGGQNLIGPELRELLGVLRTQELLAARHIDGGEQRFSRANDFGFSKHPKETFKIWDRDKVLADVVWAIRNIKPDVIINRFDHRTPGTTHGHHTASAVLSMEAYDLANNPQAYTDQLKSTMTWQPKRIFYNTSWWQYGSQEAFEKVDKSGMVKLDVGTYYAELGLSNNEIAAMSRSQHLCQGFGRLTDRGSDIEYIELLKGDMPKNDDVFDGINTTWSRVKGGEAVGNILNKVEENFDFQNPSKHVPELVKAYELLQKVEDEHWRSLKSEALKNIILATAGLYLEASSASASATPGSKATINIEAINRTSPIVTLKSIEIVGATAKLTPNKVLGDNQKETFSMDFTVPENTAYTSPYWLNEPGTLGMYTVSNQTLIGKPETPSAFSAIFNLEIDGVTIPVEKSVVYRYSKPDKGEVYEPFAILPEVTSKIDEKVLIFANSDTKEVQVKIRAGKNDVSGSVSLNHPSGWKVSPGSIPFSIAQKGEEISVAFKVTPPDSESEGKIEPKISIGNKIYGNELIEINYDHIPKQSVLLPSEAKVVRMDIKKSGEHIAYIMGAGDNVPESLEQIGYQVHILEPNDIQSGDLDKYDAVVVGIRAYNVVDALKFKQPVLFDYVKNGGTMIVQYNTAGRWAKQFENIAPYDVTLSRDRVTDENAEVEILAPNHPLVNFPNPITKKDFDGWVQERGLYFPTAWSPEFTPILSMKDEGETDKQGSLIVAPYGEGHYIYTGLSFFRELPVGVSGAYKLFANMLSVGKSEVKKQNDVKG; this is encoded by the coding sequence ATGAAGCATTTTTGGGTACTCCTTTCCGTAACCATACTAATATTCACGAACTCTTTTGCCCAAAAACCGGACAAGCTTACCTCTGCGGAGCTATTCCACGAAATCCAAAAACTGAACTTTTTGGGGACGGCCCTTTACGTAGCGGCGCACCCCGACGATGAAAATACAAGCCTTATCTCTTATTTGGCGAACCATGAAAAGGCAAGAACCGTGTATATCTCGTTGACCCGTGGGGATGGAGGTCAAAATTTGATAGGTCCGGAACTACGGGAACTTTTGGGCGTATTGCGTACACAGGAACTTTTGGCCGCCAGGCATATCGATGGTGGGGAGCAGCGTTTTTCCCGCGCCAACGATTTTGGTTTCTCCAAGCATCCGAAAGAGACCTTTAAAATTTGGGACAGGGACAAAGTTTTGGCCGATGTGGTTTGGGCCATTCGCAACATTAAACCCGATGTGATCATCAACCGATTTGACCATAGAACTCCGGGCACGACCCATGGTCACCATACCGCATCGGCAGTTTTGAGCATGGAAGCCTATGACCTTGCCAATAACCCCCAAGCTTACACGGACCAACTAAAATCCACTATGACTTGGCAACCTAAGCGAATATTCTACAATACATCGTGGTGGCAATATGGTAGCCAAGAAGCCTTTGAAAAAGTAGATAAATCCGGAATGGTAAAATTGGATGTGGGCACCTATTATGCCGAACTCGGACTTTCCAACAACGAAATTGCCGCAATGTCGCGTAGCCAGCATTTATGCCAAGGATTCGGGAGGCTGACCGACAGGGGCTCCGATATAGAGTACATTGAACTCTTAAAGGGCGACATGCCCAAGAACGACGACGTTTTTGATGGTATCAACACCACATGGTCCCGTGTTAAAGGTGGTGAGGCCGTGGGCAATATTTTAAATAAAGTCGAGGAAAATTTCGATTTTCAAAATCCATCAAAACATGTTCCCGAACTCGTAAAAGCCTATGAATTGCTTCAAAAAGTGGAAGATGAGCATTGGAGAAGTCTTAAATCCGAAGCGTTGAAGAACATTATTTTGGCCACGGCCGGGCTATATCTGGAAGCCAGTTCCGCAAGTGCATCCGCCACTCCGGGCAGTAAAGCCACCATCAACATAGAGGCCATCAACAGGACATCTCCCATTGTTACCTTAAAAAGCATTGAAATAGTAGGTGCAACTGCAAAACTGACCCCTAACAAAGTGCTGGGCGACAATCAAAAAGAGACTTTTAGCATGGATTTTACAGTGCCGGAAAACACTGCGTACACCAGCCCGTATTGGTTGAACGAACCGGGAACTCTGGGCATGTACACGGTCAGTAATCAAACTTTGATAGGAAAACCCGAAACACCAAGTGCATTCAGTGCAATTTTTAACTTGGAAATAGATGGTGTAACGATTCCGGTCGAAAAATCCGTGGTGTACAGATACTCCAAGCCAGATAAAGGTGAAGTTTATGAACCGTTTGCCATATTACCAGAAGTCACTTCAAAAATCGATGAAAAAGTATTGATTTTTGCCAATTCGGATACTAAAGAAGTGCAAGTAAAAATCAGAGCTGGAAAAAATGATGTATCAGGTAGTGTTTCCTTGAACCATCCATCGGGTTGGAAAGTATCCCCTGGCAGCATTCCATTTTCCATTGCCCAAAAAGGAGAGGAAATTTCGGTGGCCTTTAAAGTTACCCCTCCAGATAGCGAAAGTGAGGGTAAAATTGAGCCAAAAATCAGTATCGGCAACAAAATATATGGCAATGAACTTATAGAAATCAATTACGATCATATACCAAAACAATCCGTACTGCTCCCATCCGAAGCGAAAGTAGTACGAATGGACATCAAAAAATCCGGTGAGCACATTGCATACATTATGGGTGCTGGCGACAATGTTCCTGAAAGTTTGGAGCAGATTGGTTATCAAGTACATATTTTGGAGCCCAATGATATTCAAAGTGGGGATTTGGACAAGTATGATGCTGTGGTAGTGGGCATAAGGGCCTACAATGTGGTAGATGCATTAAAATTTAAGCAGCCCGTGCTTTTCGATTACGTTAAAAATGGCGGCACCATGATCGTACAGTACAATACCGCCGGAAGATGGGCAAAACAATTCGAAAATATCGCACCCTACGATGTCACGCTTTCGCGGGACAGGGTGACCGACGAAAACGCTGAAGTTGAAATCCTGGCACCAAACCATCCCTTGGTCAACTTCCCCAACCCCATCACAAAAAAGGATTTTGATGGATGGGTACAGGAACGCGGACTGTACTTTCCCACTGCTTGGAGCCCGGAGTTTACGCCCATCCTATCCATGAAGGATGAGGGGGAAACCGATAAACAGGGAAGTTTAATTGTGGCACCTTACGGAGAAGGTCACTATATTTACACAGGTCTAAGCTTTTTCAGGGAACTGCCTGTTGGGGTTTCGGGAGCATATAAATTGTTCGCAAACATGCTTTCTGTGGGAAAAAGTGAGGTAAAAAAACAGAACGATGTCAAAGGTTGA
- a CDS encoding Maf family nucleotide pyrophosphatase encodes MTKNPLKEKLKDKKIILGSGSPRRKMFLEELGLDFEVRPKSVEEVYPDALQGQEISEYLAKLKATPFLKDLEANQIVITSDTVVWHNGASLAKAADHDEAFRMLRTLSGDWHEVITSVCFTTKDAQESVSSITKVKMKDLSDEEIHYYIETCRPFDKAGAYGIQEWIGMIGISEIQGSYNNVVGLPTDLVYQTLNDLVS; translated from the coding sequence ATGACTAAAAATCCACTCAAAGAAAAACTCAAGGACAAAAAAATAATTCTGGGCTCCGGTTCCCCAAGGCGTAAAATGTTTTTGGAGGAATTGGGACTTGACTTCGAAGTGCGGCCCAAATCCGTGGAAGAAGTTTATCCTGATGCATTGCAGGGCCAAGAGATATCCGAATATCTGGCCAAATTGAAAGCCACACCTTTTCTAAAGGATTTGGAGGCCAATCAAATCGTGATCACTTCGGATACCGTGGTATGGCACAACGGTGCTTCTTTGGCGAAAGCTGCCGACCATGATGAGGCATTTAGAATGCTGCGCACCCTCTCTGGCGATTGGCACGAAGTGATTACATCGGTCTGTTTTACCACAAAAGATGCACAAGAATCCGTGAGCAGTATCACCAAAGTAAAAATGAAGGATTTATCGGATGAAGAAATCCACTACTATATTGAAACTTGCCGACCATTTGATAAAGCAGGAGCCTATGGCATTCAAGAATGGATCGGAATGATCGGTATCTCAGAAATTCAAGGTTCGTACAACAATGTAGTGGGACTCCCTACCGATTTGGTCTATCAAACTTTAAATGATCTGGTTTCTTGA
- a CDS encoding Rossmann-like and DUF2520 domain-containing protein translates to MLKIVIFGTGNLAKHLYTAFLKADDVDVVQVIGRNVKELQHFSEYSNISNDFDAITDADVYVIAVKDDAIGEVSKYLSNKKGIVAHTSGAIDMNTLQSVKKGVFYPLQTFTKDKEVDFSNIPICIEADHEKSLNTLKSLAMSISKNVHQIDSEQRKKLHLAAVFVNNFTNCLYSIGEELCLEEGLSFDLLKPLIMETAHKIQTMSPQEAQTGPARRNDIKSMEGHLELLNKKEHITLYKLLSQAIKQAHEKEL, encoded by the coding sequence ATGCTAAAGATTGTGATTTTTGGTACCGGAAACCTCGCCAAACACCTCTACACTGCTTTTTTAAAAGCCGATGATGTCGATGTGGTGCAGGTTATAGGCCGTAATGTGAAAGAATTACAGCACTTTTCGGAATATTCCAATATTTCCAATGATTTTGATGCTATAACTGATGCCGATGTCTACGTGATAGCGGTAAAGGACGATGCCATTGGCGAAGTCTCTAAATATCTATCAAACAAAAAGGGAATCGTGGCCCACACTTCGGGGGCCATCGATATGAATACTTTACAGTCCGTGAAAAAAGGGGTTTTTTATCCCTTACAGACTTTTACCAAGGATAAAGAAGTGGATTTTTCAAACATTCCGATCTGTATCGAAGCTGATCATGAAAAATCCTTGAATACCTTGAAGAGTTTGGCGATGTCCATTTCCAAAAACGTGCATCAGATTGACTCAGAACAGCGAAAAAAATTGCATCTTGCGGCCGTTTTTGTGAACAACTTCACCAATTGCCTGTACAGCATTGGCGAAGAACTTTGTTTGGAAGAAGGCCTTTCTTTTGATTTATTGAAACCTTTGATCATGGAAACGGCCCATAAAATTCAGACCATGTCACCCCAGGAGGCGCAGACTGGTCCAGCTCGCCGAAATGATATCAAGAGTATGGAAGGCCACCTAGAACTCCTGAACAAGAAAGAACACATTACACTCTATAAATTATTGAGCCAAGCCATAAAACAAGCCCATGAAAAAGAATTATAA
- a CDS encoding SRPBCC family protein, with protein sequence MQLYQLKSKQVLPIGKKEAWDFLSDPKNLAVITPEHMGFHILAGADRPMFQGQVIQYIVKPFPFLSTKWVTEITHVKEGEYFVDEQRFGPYSLWHHKHFLKEVPEGVEMEDIIDYKLPFGFLGQLAHPMLVKKQLQKIFGFREKKLAELFGQVNGKENFLSIRKV encoded by the coding sequence ATGCAACTCTATCAACTAAAATCGAAACAAGTACTTCCCATTGGCAAAAAGGAAGCTTGGGACTTTTTATCCGACCCAAAAAACCTGGCCGTAATTACCCCTGAGCACATGGGATTCCATATCTTGGCAGGAGCGGATAGACCCATGTTTCAAGGGCAAGTGATTCAATACATCGTGAAACCGTTTCCGTTCCTATCGACCAAATGGGTAACCGAAATCACTCATGTAAAAGAAGGTGAATACTTTGTGGATGAGCAGCGTTTTGGCCCCTATTCCCTTTGGCATCACAAGCACTTTTTAAAAGAAGTCCCCGAAGGTGTGGAAATGGAAGATATTATCGATTATAAATTGCCTTTTGGTTTTTTGGGACAGCTTGCACACCCCATGTTGGTAAAGAAACAGCTGCAAAAGATTTTTGGGTTTAGGGAGAAAAAGCTTGCCGAGCTATTTGGTCAGGTGAACGGAAAAGAGAATTTTTTAAGCATTAGAAAAGTATAA